In Synechococcus sp. PCC 6312, one genomic interval encodes:
- a CDS encoding C40 family peptidase, which yields MVTWAELIGLPASQFYRITHPLNIYDSPALSSLATQAWAGRYLQLFNLPPEKPSYRTGYEILLWEDQYPGWLAGEDLAHLEPTPLLSPPKQLKRDEILQRIPAIIEFCHMAQTRCHTYLWGGTLGPSYDCSGLIQASFATMGIWLPRDAYQQEGVVAPIPNPGVNPDDVVPYLESGDLVFFGPPLKATHVSLYLGDGQYLHSSGKDQGRNGIGMDSLLLQDHPNPDPISQAYYQQFRGAGRVMTSFSPNLEGID from the coding sequence ATGGTGACTTGGGCCGAACTGATCGGTTTACCCGCTTCCCAGTTCTATCGGATTACCCACCCCTTAAATATCTATGATTCGCCGGCCTTAAGCTCCTTGGCAACCCAGGCCTGGGCAGGGCGTTATTTACAACTTTTCAATCTGCCACCCGAAAAACCGAGTTACCGGACAGGCTATGAAATTCTACTCTGGGAAGATCAGTATCCAGGTTGGCTGGCCGGGGAAGATTTAGCCCATTTAGAGCCGACCCCCCTGTTATCCCCCCCGAAACAACTTAAACGGGACGAGATTCTCCAGAGAATTCCGGCAATTATCGAGTTCTGTCACATGGCCCAAACCCGCTGTCATACCTATCTTTGGGGCGGAACCTTGGGGCCAAGCTATGATTGCTCTGGCTTAATCCAGGCCAGTTTTGCGACAATGGGAATTTGGTTGCCTCGTGATGCCTATCAACAGGAGGGAGTTGTGGCCCCAATTCCTAATCCTGGTGTAAATCCCGATGATGTAGTCCCATATTTAGAATCGGGGGATCTAGTTTTCTTTGGCCCGCCTCTAAAAGCAACCCATGTGAGCTTGTATCTTGGGGATGGACAGTATCTCCACAGTTCCGGCAAAGATCAAGGTCGCAATGGAATTGGCATGGATTCACTACTGCTTCAAGATCACCCCAACCCTGATCCGATTTCCCAGGCCTACTATCAGCAATTTCGCGGGGCCGGCCGAGTCATGACTAGTTTTAGTCCAAATCTTGAGGGGATTGATTGA
- a CDS encoding TIGR00725 family protein has translation MTQTLIAVVGAGVADAEVMAQAEVVGQLIASQGWVLICGGLGGVMVAACRGTKLAGGQTIGILPGPDPNAANPWVDIAIATGLGEARNTIIAQAAAGLIAVGGEFGTLSEIAFALKLGKPVIGLGTWQLYRQGELDQTIQMAEDPQMAIALLKALV, from the coding sequence ATGACTCAAACCTTAATTGCAGTGGTCGGGGCAGGTGTTGCAGACGCGGAGGTAATGGCCCAGGCCGAGGTCGTGGGTCAATTAATCGCAAGTCAGGGATGGGTCTTAATCTGTGGGGGCCTGGGAGGGGTCATGGTGGCGGCCTGTCGGGGGACTAAACTTGCTGGGGGCCAAACTATCGGAATTTTGCCGGGGCCAGATCCCAACGCGGCCAATCCTTGGGTAGATATTGCCATTGCCACGGGGTTAGGAGAAGCTCGCAACACTATCATTGCCCAGGCCGCCGCGGGACTCATTGCTGTTGGTGGGGAATTTGGCACCCTCTCAGAAATTGCTTTTGCCTTAAAGTTAGGAAAACCCGTGATTGGCCTGGGGACGTGGCAGCTTTATCGTCAGGGTGAGTTGGATCAGACTATTCAGATGGCCGAAGATCCGCAGATGGCCATAGCTCTCCTAAAAGCTTTAGTCTAA
- the ileS gene encoding isoleucine--tRNA ligase: protein MSESLYKDTVNLPKTAFDMRANAAKREPEIQAWWQEQQIYETLSQTNPGPRFTLHDGPPYANGALHIGHAMNKTLKDIINKYQLLQGQKVTYIPGWDCHGLPIELKVLQNLKPEERRGLDALGLRQKAKEFALKTVDEQRQSFQRYGVWGNWDHPYLTLNPAYEAAQIGVFGEMVLKGYIYRGLKPVHWSPSSQTALAEAELEYPEGHVSQSLYAAFEVTFLSQPLQLPLDSFLGELGVAIWTTTPWTIPGNLGVSVNPELVYAVVEVGQDAPGRFKYLIVAKDLVEQLETVLGTTLTIQATVMGKTLEHTRYRHPLFERESEVLIGGDYVTTESGTGLVHTAPGHGLEDYGVGQRYGLPILSPVDDRGSFTEEAGEFAGLNVLGEGNTAIIKALEEVGALLKQEPYNHKYPYDWRTKKPTIFRATEQWFASVAGFRDAALEAIAQVKWIPAQGENRITSMVAERSDWCISRQRSWGVPIPVFYHTETNEPLLNSETIAHVQALIAEHGSDIWWELSVAELLPDSYQEVADQYRKGLDTMDVWFDSGSSWAAVLGEDLYPANLYLEGSDQHRGWFQSSLLTSVAVKGQAPYKSVLTHGFVLDEQGRKMSKSLGNVVDPKIVIEGGKNQKEDPAYGADVLRLWVSSVDYSTDVPVGKNILKQLSDVYRKIRNTARFLLGNLHDFDPSQDAIPYAQLPELDRYMLHRISEVFTDVTNAFESYQFFRFFQTVQNFCVVDLSNFYLDIAKDRLYISAVDAPRRRSCQTVLAIALENLAKAIAPVLCHLAEDIWQFLPYSTPHKSVFQSGWVNLSENWHDPQLATRWQKLREIRTEVNKVLEQARADKFIGSPLEAKLLLHIADPELRESLTDFNPDSLSGNGVDELRYLFLTSQVELLDSASLLSELKYQVETGGLGIGIVKADGEKCDRCWNYSERVGKIEAHPLICERCGAALQGQF from the coding sequence ATGTCTGAGAGCCTGTACAAAGATACGGTTAACTTGCCCAAAACAGCCTTTGATATGCGGGCCAATGCGGCAAAACGAGAACCTGAAATCCAGGCCTGGTGGCAAGAGCAGCAGATTTACGAAACTCTTTCCCAAACTAACCCCGGCCCCCGATTTACCCTGCATGATGGCCCTCCCTATGCCAATGGGGCGCTCCATATTGGCCATGCGATGAACAAAACCCTCAAGGACATCATCAATAAGTACCAACTGCTCCAGGGTCAAAAAGTCACCTATATTCCGGGTTGGGATTGTCACGGCTTACCGATTGAACTGAAAGTCCTGCAAAACCTGAAACCGGAAGAACGGCGGGGCCTGGATGCCTTGGGATTACGTCAAAAAGCCAAGGAATTTGCCCTCAAAACCGTGGATGAGCAGCGTCAAAGTTTCCAGCGTTATGGTGTTTGGGGGAATTGGGATCATCCCTATCTAACACTCAACCCTGCCTATGAAGCGGCCCAGATTGGGGTTTTTGGGGAAATGGTGCTCAAGGGCTATATCTATCGGGGCCTAAAACCTGTCCATTGGAGTCCGAGTTCCCAAACGGCTTTGGCGGAAGCAGAGTTAGAATATCCAGAAGGCCATGTTTCCCAGAGTTTGTATGCGGCCTTTGAAGTCACTTTTCTCTCCCAACCGCTACAGCTTCCCTTGGATTCATTTCTGGGGGAATTGGGAGTTGCGATTTGGACCACGACTCCTTGGACAATTCCCGGTAATTTAGGGGTGAGTGTTAATCCTGAATTGGTCTATGCCGTTGTCGAAGTTGGTCAAGATGCCCCAGGCCGGTTTAAGTATCTCATTGTGGCTAAGGATTTAGTTGAGCAACTGGAAACGGTTTTAGGAACAACCTTGACAATCCAGGCCACGGTCATGGGCAAAACCCTAGAACACACCCGCTATCGGCATCCCCTGTTTGAGCGTGAAAGTGAAGTCCTGATTGGTGGGGATTATGTCACAACCGAATCCGGAACTGGCTTAGTCCACACCGCCCCAGGCCACGGGTTAGAAGACTATGGAGTCGGTCAACGCTATGGATTACCGATTTTGTCGCCCGTGGATGATCGGGGGAGTTTTACCGAAGAAGCGGGGGAATTTGCCGGATTAAATGTTTTGGGCGAAGGTAATACCGCCATTATTAAAGCCTTAGAAGAGGTTGGCGCACTCCTCAAACAAGAACCCTACAACCACAAATATCCCTACGATTGGCGCACCAAAAAACCGACGATTTTCCGGGCCACAGAACAGTGGTTTGCTTCCGTTGCGGGATTCCGGGATGCTGCCCTAGAAGCGATTGCCCAGGTGAAATGGATCCCAGCCCAAGGGGAAAACCGGATTACCTCCATGGTGGCCGAGCGTTCCGATTGGTGTATTTCCCGACAAAGAAGTTGGGGTGTCCCGATTCCCGTTTTCTATCACACCGAAACCAATGAACCTCTGTTAAACTCCGAAACCATTGCCCACGTCCAGGCCCTGATTGCAGAACACGGCTCAGATATTTGGTGGGAATTATCGGTAGCAGAACTATTGCCAGACTCCTACCAAGAGGTGGCGGATCAGTATCGCAAGGGCCTGGATACGATGGATGTTTGGTTTGATTCTGGTTCCTCTTGGGCAGCAGTCTTAGGGGAAGACTTATACCCAGCGAATTTGTATTTGGAAGGGTCGGATCAGCATCGGGGTTGGTTTCAATCCAGTTTGCTCACGAGTGTTGCCGTCAAAGGCCAGGCCCCTTACAAATCAGTTTTGACTCACGGGTTTGTCCTGGATGAGCAAGGCCGGAAAATGAGCAAATCCCTCGGTAATGTCGTTGATCCGAAAATTGTCATTGAAGGTGGTAAAAACCAAAAAGAAGACCCAGCCTATGGGGCTGATGTTTTGCGTCTGTGGGTGTCGTCTGTGGATTACTCTACGGATGTTCCGGTCGGGAAAAACATTCTCAAGCAACTCTCGGATGTCTATCGCAAAATTCGCAACACCGCCCGATTCTTATTAGGAAATCTCCACGACTTTGATCCCAGCCAAGATGCGATTCCCTATGCCCAACTGCCGGAATTGGATCGCTATATGCTGCATCGGATTAGCGAAGTCTTTACGGATGTCACGAATGCGTTTGAAAGTTATCAATTCTTTCGCTTTTTCCAGACGGTGCAAAACTTCTGTGTTGTGGATTTGTCCAATTTCTATCTTGATATTGCTAAAGATCGCCTCTATATCAGTGCTGTCGATGCCCCCCGCCGCCGCAGTTGTCAGACCGTTCTCGCTATTGCCTTGGAAAATTTAGCCAAAGCCATTGCCCCGGTGTTGTGCCACTTGGCTGAAGACATTTGGCAGTTTCTTCCCTACTCAACGCCCCATAAATCAGTGTTTCAATCCGGTTGGGTTAACCTGAGCGAAAATTGGCATGATCCACAACTGGCAACTCGTTGGCAAAAACTCCGGGAAATTCGCACCGAAGTTAACAAGGTTTTAGAACAGGCCAGGGCTGATAAATTTATTGGTTCACCCTTAGAAGCAAAACTCTTACTTCATATTGCTGATCCTGAATTGCGAGAGAGTTTAACGGACTTTAATCCTGATAGTTTGAGCGGCAATGGCGTGGATGAATTACGCTATTTATTCCTGACCTCTCAAGTTGAGTTATTGGATTCTGCCAGTTTATTATCCGAGTTGAAGTATCAGGTAGAAACAGGGGGCCTGGGGATTGGAATTGTCAAAGCCGATGGTGAAAAATGCGATCGTTGTTGGAATTATTCAGAGCGAGTTGGCAAAATTGAGGCTCATCCTCTGATTTGTGAGCGATGTGGAGCGGCTTTACAGGGACAGTTTTGA
- a CDS encoding N-acetylmuramoyl-L-alanine amidase, which translates to MFYTWNELVRAVATTPIQFPKLKVAYLSQCILESGRGTSFLFNEAGNPTGMKWRDEMNGFAERIMLVTPTQPDGPEWCLWRKPEDAIKGYWRFISRPVYSGWEAHGNDPKGYIRHLHKRGYATDPEYTDKVTKLFEEANELLANSGGAVSNNFSEVSAATSATWFLFSISPGDAPLVHAMSGSKSVDSIASSSKQDLIAFLKAFPNARTYAVAPDSKLISDSEADAIFAAARHPATAFKFYRESTATPAVVALDSSSKGVDILRSKLKADLLSFLDKYSNAKTFEVAEIDDPEVKPGPGSFDSISKPIVTWEAGCPHFSSRNGQLITSIVVHYTTSRNINGTISWFKNPISKVSAHYIIGQDGKIVQMVRDSDKAWHCFGFNSNSIGIEHSAEAGDKLTPSQEKSSAALIKWLLKEYNIPTNKIYGHRWNPNVPGGTPCPGDLWPSIGSLEDWIRRNVS; encoded by the coding sequence ATGTTTTACACATGGAATGAGTTGGTTAGGGCAGTGGCAACAACTCCCATTCAGTTTCCAAAACTAAAGGTTGCCTACTTATCCCAATGTATTCTTGAATCAGGCAGAGGAACTAGTTTCTTATTTAATGAGGCTGGTAATCCAACTGGAATGAAATGGCGTGACGAAATGAATGGTTTTGCTGAAAGGATCATGCTTGTAACGCCAACTCAGCCTGACGGGCCAGAATGGTGTCTTTGGCGTAAACCAGAAGACGCAATCAAGGGATATTGGCGTTTTATCTCCCGTCCTGTTTACAGTGGCTGGGAAGCTCATGGTAACGATCCAAAAGGGTACATTAGGCATTTACATAAACGTGGATATGCTACTGATCCCGAATATACAGATAAAGTAACAAAACTATTTGAAGAAGCGAATGAATTGCTTGCAAATTCAGGTGGAGCAGTCTCTAATAATTTTTCAGAAGTTTCTGCTGCAACTTCAGCCACTTGGTTCCTATTTTCTATCTCTCCAGGAGATGCGCCTCTTGTTCATGCCATGTCGGGCTCAAAAAGTGTTGACAGTATCGCTTCTTCGTCAAAACAAGATTTAATAGCGTTTTTAAAGGCATTTCCTAACGCTCGCACGTACGCAGTTGCACCAGACAGCAAGCTAATTTCAGATAGTGAAGCTGATGCTATTTTTGCAGCAGCCAGACACCCTGCAACGGCATTCAAGTTTTATCGGGAGTCAACTGCAACTCCAGCAGTCGTAGCCCTAGACTCAAGTAGTAAGGGTGTAGATATCCTCAGAAGTAAACTAAAAGCAGATTTATTAAGCTTTCTTGATAAATACTCAAATGCAAAGACATTTGAAGTCGCCGAGATTGATGATCCAGAAGTTAAACCTGGGCCAGGCTCTTTTGACTCTATATCAAAACCCATTGTAACCTGGGAGGCAGGTTGTCCCCACTTTAGTTCTCGCAATGGCCAGCTGATTACATCGATCGTCGTTCACTACACAACTTCACGCAATATTAATGGCACAATCTCGTGGTTTAAGAACCCTATTTCTAAAGTATCGGCTCACTATATTATTGGACAAGATGGAAAAATTGTTCAGATGGTTAGGGATAGTGATAAAGCATGGCATTGTTTTGGCTTCAATTCTAACTCCATAGGTATTGAACATTCTGCCGAAGCTGGCGATAAATTAACTCCTTCTCAAGAAAAATCATCTGCAGCCCTTATTAAATGGCTTCTTAAGGAATATAATATTCCAACGAATAAAATCTATGGACATCGCTGGAACCCAAATGTACCAGGTGGAACTCCTTGTCCAGGAGATTTATGGCCAAGCATTGGCAGCTTAGAAGATTGGATTCGTCGAAACGTGAGTTAA
- a CDS encoding N-acetylmuramoyl-L-alanine amidase — MSWLKLTKQSLYLMGSNSNCFVKKVDVSSSNSKPSELRLSIPLDWFSGRDVPGSMVIDLESDEPDACLVSVPTPAASTPVSIATTAGQTLVGKRIVLDPGHGEIDGGVNDPGAVNVPLGKNERDQVRKQADIIKAQLEANGATVKIVENNTGKSLGQIGSEGQGADCFVSLHLNAFNRSAQGHEVFAHTAGTSVDVELATKINDALDKALPITNRGVKRAGLGVLSGVPLPVPAVLVESFFIDSVPDIQTLDQWTNDAAKAIAEGVEAFLA, encoded by the coding sequence ATGTCTTGGTTAAAACTAACAAAACAGTCGCTTTACTTGATGGGGAGTAACTCTAATTGTTTTGTCAAAAAAGTAGATGTTTCTTCCTCCAATTCAAAACCTTCGGAGCTGAGGCTTTCTATTCCTTTAGATTGGTTTTCGGGCAGAGATGTGCCTGGCTCTATGGTAATTGACCTAGAAAGTGATGAGCCTGATGCTTGTCTTGTTTCTGTACCTACCCCAGCAGCAAGTACCCCGGTCTCCATAGCAACTACTGCTGGTCAAACTCTTGTTGGCAAGCGAATCGTTCTTGACCCAGGCCATGGAGAAATTGATGGTGGTGTGAACGATCCGGGAGCTGTTAACGTCCCTCTTGGAAAAAATGAACGAGATCAAGTACGGAAACAGGCTGATATTATCAAAGCGCAATTAGAGGCTAATGGGGCAACAGTCAAAATTGTCGAGAATAATACTGGCAAAAGCCTAGGCCAAATTGGCTCAGAAGGTCAGGGTGCCGATTGTTTTGTTTCTCTTCACCTTAATGCGTTTAATAGAAGTGCTCAGGGTCATGAAGTATTTGCTCACACCGCAGGTACATCAGTTGACGTGGAACTGGCTACCAAGATCAACGATGCGCTTGATAAAGCCTTACCAATTACTAACAGAGGAGTCAAGCGGGCTGGGCTCGGTGTTCTAAGTGGAGTACCTCTTCCTGTTCCCGCCGTTCTTGTAGAGAGCTTCTTCATCGATTCCGTGCCTGATATACAAACTCTAGATCAATGGACTAATGATGCTGCAAAGGCGATTGCTGAGGGTGTCGAGGCTTTTCTGGCTTAA
- a CDS encoding CBS domain-containing protein has protein sequence MTSELDKNNGKWFDTRTILAGFIVVAAILGISAISITIIVVTDSEDNKVSERAQVVFNATLPLLGTWVGTVLAYYFARENFETASRSAERLVQLSPQEKLQSTLVAVAMTAKSKMFSADKNEAKLVEILKEANDRGFRRIPILTTSAFPKFLIYRDDILYYLFDKSQQDRDGLTLQNFLDDSTANKRPFAIVGEDSTLAAAKEAMDKIPDCHEVFVTKNGRSDSEVVGLLTNTDIEKYSKV, from the coding sequence ATGACTTCTGAACTTGATAAGAACAATGGAAAATGGTTTGATACAAGAACAATTTTGGCTGGATTCATTGTTGTTGCTGCTATCCTTGGTATCTCAGCTATATCAATAACAATAATTGTAGTTACTGATAGTGAAGATAATAAAGTTAGTGAGCGGGCACAGGTTGTTTTTAATGCGACCCTACCCCTTTTGGGTACATGGGTTGGCACAGTTTTGGCTTACTATTTTGCCAGAGAGAATTTTGAGACGGCTTCTCGCAGCGCTGAAAGACTTGTTCAATTGTCTCCACAGGAAAAGTTACAATCTACTTTAGTTGCAGTTGCTATGACTGCCAAAAGCAAAATGTTTTCTGCGGATAAAAACGAAGCGAAATTAGTCGAAATTTTGAAGGAAGCAAATGACAGAGGTTTTAGACGTATTCCAATTCTGACAACTTCAGCCTTCCCTAAATTTCTAATCTATAGAGATGATATCTTATACTATTTATTTGATAAGTCACAACAGGATCGTGATGGACTAACTTTACAAAATTTTCTAGATGATTCAACTGCGAATAAGAGGCCGTTTGCAATCGTTGGAGAAGATTCAACTCTGGCCGCAGCCAAAGAAGCAATGGACAAAATTCCAGATTGTCATGAGGTATTTGTAACTAAGAATGGTCGTTCTGACAGTGAAGTTGTCGGTTTATTAACCAATACAGATATTGAAAAATATTCCAAAGTCTAA
- a CDS encoding DUF5615 family PIN-like protein yields the protein MSKILLYLDENSMDEDFVQALRSRNVDVLTVGDIGMLHRSDEDQLNWAKENGRVIFSFNTRDFYRLHTTLIEQGLSHGGIILAPQQR from the coding sequence ATGAGCAAGATACTCTTGTACCTTGACGAGAACTCAATGGATGAGGACTTTGTCCAAGCTTTGAGATCTCGCAATGTGGATGTCCTGACAGTTGGGGATATAGGAATGCTCCATAGATCGGATGAAGATCAGCTAAATTGGGCAAAGGAAAATGGTCGAGTTATTTTTAGTTTCAATACTAGAGACTTTTACCGATTGCACACTACTCTAATCGAGCAAGGCTTGTCTCATGGGGGAATTATCTTAGCTCCGCAGCAACGATAG
- a CDS encoding DUF433 domain-containing protein: protein MSAATDIGTLVTGSPDIGNGRPVITGTGTSVRRVVVLYKQGANAEEIARRMSHLSLAQVYAALAYYHANRDEIEADLAEEDAEYWKLAGFHSKRV from the coding sequence ATGTCTGCTGCTACTGATATCGGCACATTAGTCACTGGTTCCCCAGATATTGGTAATGGTCGCCCAGTCATTACAGGGACAGGAACCTCTGTTCGTCGAGTTGTTGTTTTATACAAGCAAGGTGCAAATGCAGAAGAAATTGCTCGTCGGATGAGCCATCTAAGCCTTGCCCAAGTTTATGCTGCTTTGGCTTATTATCATGCGAATCGTGATGAGATTGAAGCAGATTTGGCTGAAGAGGACGCTGAATACTGGAAGCTCGCAGGATTCCACAGCAAAAGGGTTTAA
- the brnA gene encoding type II toxin-antitoxin system BrnA family antitoxin: MTLLPNFLVFLKDEGGEILEDFDLNSAKRPGLETKRVNVDFPVWIVEALDKEGARLGVHRQAIIKTLSRLGLHGYLDAKVV; encoded by the coding sequence ATTACACTGCTTCCTAATTTTCTTGTTTTCTTAAAAGATGAAGGTGGCGAAATTCTTGAAGACTTTGATTTGAATTCTGCAAAACGTCCAGGATTGGAAACTAAACGTGTTAATGTTGATTTCCCAGTGTGGATAGTTGAGGCTTTAGATAAAGAAGGTGCACGATTGGGAGTTCATAGACAGGCAATTATCAAGACATTATCAAGACTTGGATTGCACGGATATTTAGATGCCAAAGTAGTTTAA
- a CDS encoding transposase produces the protein MICQIKIKHIKHLLLKNHSSLTKEEKQNLEYVLNCLKKLRLAYELKEEFRSIYETDQPPDKARLTFEKWMEKSSQLFHASTQIIKNHIDGICNYFWCRTTSGVMEGINNKI, from the coding sequence GTGATTTGCCAAATCAAGATTAAACACATCAAGCACCTACTCTTAAAAAATCACAGCAGTTTAACAAAGGAAGAGAAGCAAAATCTAGAGTACGTTCTCAATTGCTTGAAAAAATTAAGGTTGGCGTATGAGTTAAAAGAAGAATTTCGTAGCATTTATGAAACTGACCAACCTCCTGACAAGGCTAGGTTGACGTTTGAAAAATGGATGGAAAAATCTAGTCAGTTATTTCATGCATCAACTCAAATAATAAAAAATCACATTGATGGAATTTGTAACTATTTTTGGTGTCGAACTACCAGTGGGGTTATGGAAGGGATTAATAATAAGATTTAG
- a CDS encoding tyrosine-type recombinase/integrase: protein MFKVTIEKHGSRLQLRWQYLEKRYTLAVGMPDSVVGRSKAKQIAGRIEQDMATGHFDPTLLAYKPRKLGKTRTELSCPELFQAFTQAMSKEKGLSPGSLCRYQGVLAHLKRSLNIEAHAVSQQRAGNLTAVLMEQVCDRTTKEYLWLLESCWTWAKGKYHIGESNPWAGLASKIKASPRQKVKPFTEAEVKTILAAFKTNRYYSHYFEMICFLFGTGARLGEVAALRWKHLSSDFSLAWIGETISRGNHRKSTKTGKSREVILSPGLVAMLQSLHEKRKPKPDDLIFPSPKGKPMDDKNFRRRAWSTILKRLDIPYRKPYFSQHSVISHALANGASPLGVASQSGHDPRILFQNYASTIRNQSVFVEF, encoded by the coding sequence ATGTTTAAGGTCACGATTGAGAAACACGGATCACGATTACAGCTCCGTTGGCAGTATTTAGAGAAGCGTTACACCTTAGCGGTGGGGATGCCTGACTCTGTAGTTGGGCGATCTAAAGCAAAACAGATTGCTGGCCGGATTGAGCAGGATATGGCGACTGGGCATTTTGACCCAACCCTTTTGGCGTATAAACCCCGGAAACTGGGCAAGACTCGGACTGAATTAAGCTGTCCCGAACTGTTCCAGGCTTTTACCCAGGCCATGAGCAAAGAGAAAGGACTATCCCCAGGCTCACTGTGTCGGTATCAAGGTGTGCTGGCCCATCTCAAGCGGTCACTCAATATTGAAGCCCATGCAGTTAGCCAGCAACGGGCGGGAAACTTGACGGCGGTACTCATGGAACAAGTCTGTGACCGTACTACTAAGGAGTATCTTTGGTTGCTGGAATCATGCTGGACATGGGCTAAAGGGAAATATCACATTGGAGAATCAAACCCTTGGGCAGGCCTGGCAAGCAAAATCAAGGCATCTCCCAGACAAAAAGTGAAACCCTTTACTGAGGCTGAAGTTAAGACGATTCTGGCGGCATTCAAGACCAACCGATATTACTCCCACTACTTCGAGATGATCTGTTTTCTTTTTGGAACCGGGGCAAGACTCGGGGAAGTTGCGGCGTTGCGATGGAAGCATTTATCGAGTGACTTTTCCCTGGCCTGGATTGGCGAAACCATCAGCCGGGGCAATCATCGCAAGTCCACAAAGACGGGCAAATCAAGGGAGGTTATTTTATCCCCAGGCCTGGTGGCTATGTTGCAATCACTCCATGAGAAACGGAAACCGAAACCCGATGATTTGATTTTTCCCAGCCCAAAAGGGAAGCCAATGGATGACAAGAATTTCCGGCGGCGGGCCTGGTCAACAATTCTCAAGCGGCTAGACATTCCGTACAGGAAACCTTACTTCAGCCAACACAGCGTAATTTCCCACGCTCTAGCGAATGGAGCAAGCCCGTTAGGTGTTGCAAGCCAGAGCGGCCATGATCCCAGAATTTTGTTTCAAAACTATGCAAGTACAATTCGCAATCAATCCGTTTTTGTGGAGTTTTAA
- a CDS encoding winged helix-turn-helix domain-containing protein, with protein MDELNQFIDACLDSRETKRALAVKMTLEGFTHQQIMNILRVSSGFITKWKQAFLLSGVNGLKLAYKGKPAYLTEVEKQQVLDWLKQQNYWNLEELETYILDTFNVIYSAKSSYYNLLHEAGLSWQKAQVTHPLKDPDKVALKKRDLSVFRS; from the coding sequence ATGGATGAACTCAACCAATTTATTGATGCTTGTCTAGATTCAAGAGAGACTAAGCGCGCTCTAGCGGTAAAGATGACACTAGAAGGATTTACGCATCAGCAGATTATGAATATTCTCCGAGTTTCATCAGGATTCATCACAAAATGGAAACAAGCGTTTCTATTATCAGGTGTGAATGGGCTAAAACTTGCGTATAAAGGTAAGCCTGCTTATTTGACAGAGGTTGAAAAACAACAGGTACTGGATTGGTTAAAGCAACAGAATTATTGGAATCTTGAAGAGTTAGAGACGTATATTTTAGATACATTTAATGTTATCTATTCTGCAAAGTCTAGCTATTATAATTTATTACATGAAGCGGGTCTATCCTGGCAAAAAGCACAGGTCACTCATCCCTTGAAAGACCCTGATAAAGTCGCCTTAAAAAAAAGAGATTTGTCAGTATTTAGAAGCTAA
- a CDS encoding transposase, whose translation MDQCHLVSGDICGYAWDKTDERVQIPIKNIKERQTYYGAINYVTGHLIVKPYSTGNSQNTIEFIKVIKAIHPNQKVIVIWDGAAYHSSHDFRNYLHQVNGDKPEQEWPIYCIKLAPYAPEQNPIEAVWLQAKNFLRNEWHLLKTFKITKWLLEQFLSHFFLHSSHLSMYGMFS comes from the coding sequence GTGGATCAGTGTCATCTTGTTTCCGGGGATATTTGTGGATATGCTTGGGATAAAACGGATGAAAGAGTACAGATTCCCATCAAAAATATAAAGGAGAGGCAAACGTATTATGGTGCAATTAACTATGTCACAGGTCATCTAATTGTGAAGCCTTATTCAACTGGAAACAGTCAGAATACTATTGAATTTATCAAAGTGATAAAAGCGATTCATCCCAATCAGAAAGTTATTGTGATTTGGGATGGTGCAGCATATCATAGCAGTCATGATTTTCGTAATTATTTACATCAAGTCAATGGAGATAAGCCAGAACAAGAATGGCCTATTTACTGCATCAAATTAGCCCCATACGCACCAGAACAAAATCCGATTGAAGCAGTGTGGTTGCAAGCTAAAAACTTCTTGAGGAATGAGTGGCATTTATTGAAAACATTTAAGATTACTAAATGGCTGCTTGAACAGTTTTTAAGTCATTTTTTTCTCCATTCTTCTCATCTCAGTATGTATGGTATGTTCTCATGA